The sequence GATATAGCGCGGGAAGGACAATGAGAGAAAGGAGAGGAAGTACGCCGAGAAAAGCCATGACTCCAATCAGGGTAAAGGCACCGCCAACCAGAAGAACGTATCCGTACCGGGCTCTCACTTTTCCAAGGACAACAACCAGAGTTTTTTTACCCGTTGCTTTGTCGCCCGCAAGATCGGGGAACTCGTTTATCCAAAGGATGGCTGCCGTCAATAAGCCCACCGGGATGCCCGCCAGAAACGCCACGGGCTCCAACCGGCCTGTCTGGACAAGGGTGCTTCCCGCCACGATCAACGGTCCGAAATTCAAGGCCACAATCAACTCGCCGAGTCCTTTGCGGGCGCAGAATCGCAGTGGGGGCGCCGTATAGAAAAGGCCCGAAAGAGCGCCAATGATACCCAGATAGAGAACTCCCAGCCCGGCCTTCAGTATGAGTGGGATGGCCACAATTCCTCCAAGAACGAACGAGACCAAAGATACGGTCAACATTCCCTTAGATGAAATAAGACCCATCTGGATGCTGCGACTACCGCCTGTAAATGGGACAATATAGTCAAACGTCGCGTCATCTGTACCGCTCGTGTAGTCAAAATAGTCGTTTGCCGTGTTCGTTCCCACATGAAGCAGCGCGGCAGCTAGAAGGGTCATCCCAAGAAGTCCCGGATCAACCGTGTAGCCAAGAAGTGAAGTCACCGCCCCACCGAGCAGTACCGGGACGAGTGTCGCGGTAAGGAAAGGAGCACGGGTGATAACGAACCAGCTGAAAATTTTCGTAACGAGACTGATCTTGGGCTCCACATCCTTGACATCTGCGTCCTCCAGGGGAGTGGTAACACCACAGTAGCCCACGTGCTTATCCTCGCTGTAGGTGGGGGTAATGCGTATATGCGCGGCCAGCTTTTCTCCTCCTTTTTTTATAAAAACAGTGTCCCCATCCCAGGCGCCCTTTTCTCTGGCCTCCTTTAGCCATTTGGTCACATGACCGAGCACCACACGGCCCGGGGAGAAGAGACTGACTCGCTCTTTCCCGATGACTTCATCGGGAGTGTAGCCAAA is a genomic window of Candidatus Neomarinimicrobiota bacterium containing:
- the menA gene encoding 1,4-dihydroxy-2-naphthoate octaprenyltransferase, with product MSEDVKSVITCDLDGKIETYSEGAETLFGYTPDEVIGKERVSLFSPGRVVLGHVTKWLKEAREKGAWDGDTVFIKKGGEKLAAHIRITPTYSEDKHVGYCGVTTPLEDADVKDVEPKISLVTKIFSWFVITRAPFLTATLVPVLLGGAVTSLLGYTVDPGLLGMTLLAAALLHVGTNTANDYFDYTSGTDDATFDYIVPFTGGSRSIQMGLISSKGMLTVSLVSFVLGGIVAIPLILKAGLGVLYLGIIGALSGLFYTAPPLRFCARKGLGELIVALNFGPLIVAGSTLVQTGRLEPVAFLAGIPVGLLTAAILWINEFPDLAGDKATGKKTLVVVLGKVRARYGYVLLVGGAFTLIGVMAFLGVLPLLSLIVLPALYLAVTATRTMFRHYDDRLLRPANAGTINLHLVTGVLLIVGVWLG